A stretch of DNA from Scomber japonicus isolate fScoJap1 chromosome 19, fScoJap1.pri, whole genome shotgun sequence:
ATGAGGATGCTCTCTCCCTCCGTGTCGATGCCCGCTCTCCCGGCTCGTCCCACCATCTGTTTGTACTGGCTCCTCTTCAGGAAGTCGGTGGCCACGTACGGCGAGCGCAGGATCACTCTGTGGACGCCGAGGTCAAACCCAAAAATAGATTAAATCTGTCATCTCAGAAGACACAGTGCTGACTCAGCATTTCAAACACTAAATATCAAGACTGTAGCTTTTATTAAAACTGTAATGACTGTTTAATACTGCAGTGATTCAGGTTTAATGGCTAAATGTTCACTTGTAGTATCTCCAATAATGACCCTTCTACTGTAGAGCTGTAaagattagtcaattaatcaattagtcgacAAAGAGAATAAATTAATCTTAAACTATTTTGTTAATCCGTTGatggtttcagtcattttccaAACACAAAAAACCGAACATCTTCCAGCTTCAGCTCCGGAAACATGataattttctgcttttctttgtcatttatggcagtaaactgaatatattttagttttggactgttgattaacataaaaagcaaactgaagatGTCACTGTTTGCactatttgttttaaaacacatttgataGACTCAACAATTAACCAAATATTCAAGAAAACAAGCAGTAATAGTTAGTCGCAGCCTTTAAATTGAACATCTTTAGGTTTGACTGTTGAGATTAtcttcattatcaattaatatattgattatattcttgattaatcgataagtttggtccataaaatgtcagaaaatggtgaaaaatctGGATCAGTGTTTCTCAAAGTTCAACAtgacgtcctcaaatgtctttaagattcagtttcctgtcacagagactaaagaaaccagaaaatattcacatttaagaagctgaatcagagaattttaacattatttcttttttaaaaaaagtctcaaaatgattaactgaatataaaaatagttGGCTAATAATTAATCGTTTAATTTTTGATGAACAACTATCAGTGATGTGGATATAATGGAGATAGAGCGatcgtccaccaatcagaagatcagggtttgattcccggctcctccagtccacatgtcgatgtgtcttTGTGCAaaatacttaaccccaaattgctcctgttgctttgtgaatgtgtatgaaagATTAGTGTCCCTCTGATGAGCATGgtagcctctgccatcagtgtatgaatgtgtgtgaatggttagtctcTCTCTGATGAGCATGGTAGTCTCTggcatcagtgtatgaatgtgtgaatggttagtatctgccatcagtgtatgaatgtgtgtgaatggctgCGTGAGTCGTATAAAAGCGCTTTGAGGggtcataacgactagaaaagtgATATGTAAGgaaagttcatttatttatatttatttaatgactaAGTGGCAGATAAGAGAACAGCTACAACAGTCTGTTAAGTTTAGAAAATAACATCAATTTACTGTAAACACTTATGTCACATCATGATATAATATTACGATATCATGACTTtaagatgatatctagtcttgatattgtaatattgttttAGCCGTCCTGCTTCCTGCCTCAGAGACTGACCTGCGAGCAGGAAGGTTGATGCCTGCTGCCAGCGTGGAGGTGCAGGTGAGGAGACACAGCACTCCGTTAGAGTACGCCTCCTCCACCAGCTTCCTCTCCTCGCTGGTCAGACCGCTGTGATGATACGCCAAACCGAACGGGACGGTCCTCCGCAGCACCGGACACACCGAGCCGTTCCCGCTGTCCTTCAGATCTCTGAGGAGGACGGACTTCTCCTTCTCCCGGTGCCGCAGGAAGTCCCTGAGACAGTCAGGAGGACATGGTGGAGTCAGACAAAGGAGACACTAGaggagacagcagaggagacaACAGAGGAAACACTAGAGAAGACACTAGAGGGGACACTagtggtgcttttccactacacagttccagcacaacTCGACTCgcctcaactttttttttgcgtttccactagggatagtacctggtacctggtacttttttaatatctgctctgctgaggttccaagcgagccgagccgatactcaAATGTGACGTCGAtagactgccggcctctgattggtcagaagagttgtcgctggaagagtcatgagccgtcccacacaagaatcaaacccggcatttttaaataccggcaacagcgttacagccatacgcctcaattttgttgctttgtgtgtgacagaaagcctcatatagcagcaagtacaccatcgcctccatgtcctccattgtttatgtgtttgtgtcgcttataaaacgaagtcacggcagtttcacggagccgtgctatgacgaccccgcccacgttgagtaggtacttctttgtaatggaaaaggtcgttcctggaactgAGCCGAGTCGAGGCgcgtcgagtcgtgctggaactgtgttgtggaaaagcgccatagaGGAGAAACCAGAGGAGACACTAGAGGAGACATCAGAGGAGACAGCAGAGGGAACACTAGAGGAGACAGCAGAGGGAAGACTAGAGGAAACACTAGAAGAGACACCAGAGGAGACACCAGAGGAGACACTAGAGGAGACACTAGAGGAGACACTAGAGGAGACACCAGAGGAGACACCAGAGGAGACACCAGAGGACAGACCAGCTTCACTCACTCTTTCAGGTATTTGCAGATCATCGCTGCGACGTTCTCACAGTTTTTCTTCGTAGGACAGAAGACGAGACAGGAATGAGTCGGGATGACTTCGGTCACCAGAGCGATGATGTGATCCGGGTCGATCTTCTGCATGGAGCTGGAGTACTGCGGGACGGCACAGAGGACACAGACATGGAGCTTTGTGGTGTTTCGTGGTTGTCAAGTTTCTTTTCTACTCGTCTACACAGAGGAGagtttatactttatttatatttaactttaGTTGTGCTACTTGTTCAAACTGGGCTGAAAAACTGGCTTTAAatgcagaataaaaaaaaatctttctttaaTCTCTTTCaatctgtacaataaatcaactctgatcctgATCTGCTTCTAAGTCCTCTGGAAGTCAAGTTCTTACTGATCAGCagacagttagtttagttattattagaaaaacaacatattaacTTAGATAATCACATCTGCttagtctgtgtttgtttggaaCTGGTAAACATGATTAGAAACAAGatggaggtttctggcacaacttcacctacttccaggATGTGTGGAGGACAAAAAGTCTGAAGAAAATCAAAAGTCCAGCAACAATAGTAGTAAGAAGTTAAATATCTGACCAGCGTGCTtcgtgttgctggagctttgactcgCTGGTAAAAATGTCTTCCCCATGCTTTATGGGTGTGTCCTCACCTTTCACATCCACACAACCACTAGTAGGCATGGGATGGTAAGTGAATATTCTTCTGACCTTAAAGTTGAGGTGACGTGATAATCTGAAGCAGTCCTCTTCTTTTGGGTCCACTTCATAGATGGTGTCATTCAGTTTAACGTATTCTTTCAGCTGaacctgaacgcaccacagaCTTGTTTTAATACAagtcacaaaaacaaactttttacacatttacagcaaTAACAACACAGACTAACATTAAGTCAATTAAATATCTGTTCATTATAaccagtgatgggaataacaccatttaaataaacagcgttacttttttcagtaatgGGTAATGTAACTAATCACTATTTCCATCGTTACAACGCCGTTACGTTACTTAATTAAATGATGcacgttacaaactgaagctaatctactcagtgaacctgttctcatccaactttgctctcagccacaaaagctgcaaagccttttttttggttttttgttttggagaggggaacgggagaagggaggggcgggacaaccgtgatgatgattggttaaggcagagtaagatttcatggtaagccaatcagaagcagcctcacacacacacacacactagcagaagctgcagcaatgGCGAGTTGGGAGGAaaaggttgtgtttttaaacaggaagtacagacactactttaatgtccttgaggtaaaaggcaggaacatacatgtgaaatgtacattatgtatcagagcGTCCGTTACAAGCAACTCTAACCTAATGAAGCATCTCTCAACGGCACACACCACTACTAAACTTGTGGCTAAAAACACAGTTGTTGACGCTGTTGGCTGTTTTATGCTTACATCTGCCTTTAGAAACCCACTTAGAAAAAAATCCTAATTCTTAGACACATTTAtacttattttaaacattattatgttttaaagtaacgcaatagttactttccctgataactagttacttttataatggagtaattcagttactaactcagttactttttgggagaagtaactgtaactataactaattactttttaaaagtaacgttACCCAACACTGATTATAACTACAAAACAAAACCATCATCCACATTTGTGTTTAACATGATTTATTACCTAAAGTGGTCCATAGCTCTCTATTGGTAATATTTACTCTACTTTCCACTCCCCGGTTTACTGAACTGATCCATCACAGTGAATATATAAAGATAAAGTCTGCTTTTTAAGTTGTAATAGTTAAGTTATTACTGTGTATATACTGTGTCCTTATAcagtgtagggttagggttagttagggttaggtaagtTCATCTGCAGCAGGTAGAAAATCTGTTAAATATTGTCCGTCTCAAGCTTATGTCCAGCTACCAAAGGTTGATTTTTATAGTGCAGAGAGAAGAATGAAACCAGGCTTTAAGAGAAAGCTTGCAGGAAGATAAATAAGTGTTTTAATCAATTAGAAATCACTTACAGGTCTGAAGTCATTCGTGTAGTTTTCAGCTTTCATGAACGTCTGCAGGTCTTTGATGTTTCCCAGAGTGGCGCTCATCCCAATAATCTGAGTCATTTCTGAAAAATAAGAGCAAAAACCATCGCAGCATCCTGAAACCTGGTCTTTGTCTTACAGGCAGCATCTCTACAAACATTCACCTCATGTTTTTAATGCCAGAAAATAACTAAAAGCTGAATATGCCTCCTGTAAATAAAAACCAGTGAACAAAGTCAAACCATAAATGATAAAAAGACACACTTACTGCTCACGTATAGAACTTTAGCTAGAGTCATTTCTATCACCGCCCCTCTGCTGCCGTCTCCCAGCATGTGAAGCTgtgtgaggaagagaaaagacgtcattaaaccacagactgtataaaagaaacggacgtaacatccgtgacgtcacccattggtttgtggactgctgctcggaagccaatagtttctaatctaggcagcgccatcttgaaaatttcaggtgcatgctgggaaaaataaaaacaggcattctacttatatgggtatgaggcggcgccatgggcggagcggggaggttgctatggttacgagggctggatcttgaggacattggtcaatcaatctgtcaatcaggatgtagccacgccctaatgcataccctgatttatcatcacatataaaatcagggaggccaaaatgtcccaaatgaacatcatactgcattgaagaaggctttaaactagcgattgagaccataaacacattttgaaaacgtttactgaggttagaaatcaagtgagaagttggtgaattctccattgacttgtatagagacggtcgccccctggtggccttttgatagaatgcagctctaagttacttcctggttggcctcatttcagaggacaggaactccccgcctgcatTAAACCTTCCTGTGCTTTAGTTTATTTAACCATGTGAAACGTTTTCACACTGCAGCGTACCTcatccaccaccaccagccCAAGGTGGTCCAGCCGGTCGCTCTCAATCAGAGAGTTGACGAGGCTGTGAGCTTTTTCTATCGTAGCGATGTAAAGAgacctctgcttcctcctcttcatcggAGGGAACTTCCCCTTGCTGCCAGCGTACTCCTCCACCATGAAGTCCAGCTCCAGGCCAAAGCTCGCTAACCCACGAacctcaacaaaaaaaacacaaaacaggtcGGAGCTTTAAATTAAAAGCTGTGAGTGAAGTAAAGGAGTATTTCTTCCTTTTAtaaacattttagagctgtaatcacaataccaccataccatgaaaccatgaaaccatgatatttttgcttatggttatcataccgccagaatctcataccggcccatgcctaaccACTAGTTAAAATGCTAAAACACTAAATTGTTTAGAGCACAAGATTTGTATAGATATGTTCTTTATGATGCTCTCAGTGcagcagaatgatgcatttgccCCGAGACTCTCCTAAAGGTTCAGACTGAGGTCCAACCACCACAGTGTCTCTCTGTGGGGAacactgaataaataaacacagaagagtacattttaaataatccttgataaaatatatgaattattGTGAAGTACCTTCTCTTGCACCAGAGATATGTACGGCAGAATGAACAGACAGTCCTTCTTCCTGCACAGCAGCTCTCTGAGGATGAGGATCTCTGCCACCAGCGTCTTCCCTCCGCTGGTGGGAAGCGAGTAGATCAGATTCTTCCTCTGATGAACGCAGTCCAGGTTCAGACACGTCTCCTGCCAATCTGAAACAGACAAacggtttccatggtaacaaaCTTCTGCTCGTAATCACCTGCAGTCATGTAGAACGTGTTATGAAGCAGAGCGTCACCATAAAGGCTCTTGATTCCTCTCAGGTTGTAGATCAGGTCTCTGACTTTGGTGGGAAGTCCAAAGAACGGTCCGAGGTCGGTGGTCTGAGCAGACACGGTCTCCATGGCCAGCATGGCGACGCTGATCTCCTCAGAAACCACCGCttctttcagcaccacggaGCGAGAGAGCTCGGAGGGAGCGGCGGCGTTGCAGAGCATCGTCCTCTTCAGCTGGTCGGCCACGCTCCTCCTCGCCTTCGTCTGTCTCTTGGTTTGATCCTCCGTGTGTCTCTTGGTTggatcctctgtgtgtctcttggTTTGATCCTCCGTGTGTCTCTTGGTTTGATCCTCCGTGTGTCTCTTGGTTTGATCCTCCGTGTGTCTCTTTGCGTCTGAGCTTCTAAAAGGTGTCGAGGTTTTATCTCCATCCTGCAGTCGGCTCTTCTTCGCCTTCTCATTAACTCGTTCTTGAAATTCCAGCTGGCTGGCCGGTAAGTCCTCGAAGGATTCGTCTCCGAGGCCGACCAGGATGGAGTCGGTGAGGACGTCCTCGCTGGACGGTTTTGACGGACGCAGACTTGTGAAGTCCTGCTGCTGATCCACAGCGTGGGTCTGAAGATCACGCTGACGTTCGCTCTGCTCTGCATCGTCCAGCTTTGCTAAGAAAGAACTGTCCTCCAAGATACTGTCATAGTCCCCAAATAAGTCCTCACTGTCACTGCAGTACTGAAAGACAACACACGACTGCttcattaatgtttaatgttgattaaaagctgaaataagtttttaattgaagacaaatatcagctaaatatagaaaaacaacaattatcTGTCTGGAATTACAACTaagaattattttcattattgattaaagatgttgatcactgtttcccaaagcacTAAATGTTGTCCTCAATTCACTTTGAAAAGACagaatttgtgatttttttggcatttctgttTGAAATATgactcaaacaaaaaaaaagcagctgatgCAGCAAAAATGTCCATCACTGTCGCCCAAAGCCCAAAATGACGTCCTATAAAGcagctgatttttttaaagtaaatcacAAACTATTCAAGCTTGATATTGCACAGTTTATCCTTATTTGCAGCTAACAATCCATTAGTTGACTAATCCTTTCAGCTCCAGATCAATATTTGATCAATCATGTACCTCAACAGCTTTTATATCAGCCATGATGCTGCTGAGCTTCCAGTTCCTGGGACAtagctcctctcctcctcctcctcctcctcctcctcctcctctctttcttgcAGGAGTCAGCTGAGTCTTCCAGCTGTCTCTGGACCTTTTTCTTGAGGAAACTCTTTTCACTTTGATTTCTCTCCTCGCTTCATTCATACCTGTCCAGGTCCAGCTGACGTCACTGTCCAGGTCCAGCTGACATCACACACCTGATGCTACACGTCACACAggtatttaagaaaaaaaaccccctcataattacaataattacaCTGCACACAGGAGTGGAGCGGACACTAATacatagtactgcagtaaaatGTTGTTATAAAAGCATTAACAGTGTGGTTTCCATGGTTACCGTTAGGTTCAGGACTTAGCTCACTCCAGGCTGTTTCTTCTCTCAGCTAGCCAAAGAGTCTCCGTAGCGACTATAAATTAATTACAAATAtctacaaaaatatataaaagtctGCAGCTAAAAATGTTCCAACAAAAAACGGATGCGTTGCTTTCATTTAGAGGTGGAGGTTATAAACACTCAGAGATATGAGCTCAGTGTGTCTCACGTTTGAAATGTGTCAACATCAACAGCTGAGCAAGAGAGGAATCCCAACATTACTTCCGGTTTAGGTTTACCGGTCAGTAT
This window harbors:
- the LOC128380175 gene encoding helicase POLQ-like isoform X1; the encoded protein is MNEARREIKVKRVSSRKRSRDSWKTQLTPARKRGGGGGGGGGGEELCPRNWKLSSIMADIKAVEYCSDSEDLFGDYDSILEDSSFLAKLDDAEQSERQRDLQTHAVDQQQDFTSLRPSKPSSEDVLTDSILVGLGDESFEDLPASQLEFQERVNEKAKKSRLQDGDKTSTPRHTEDPTKRHTEDQTKRQTKARRSVADQLKRTMLCNAAAPSELSRSVVLKEAVVSEEISVAMLAMETVSAQTTDLGPFFGLPTKVRDLIYNLRGIKSLYDWQETCLNLDCVHQRKNLIYSLPTSGGKTLVAEILILRELLCRKKDCLFILPYISLVQEKVRGLASFGLELDFMVEEYAGSKGKFPPMKRRKQRSLYIATIEKAHSLVNSLIESDRLDHLGLVVVDELHMLGDGSRGAVIEMTLAKVLYVSKMTQIIGMSATLGNIKDLQTFMKAENYTNDFRPVQLKEYVKLNDTIYEVDPKEEDCFRLSRHLNFKYSSSMQKIDPDHIIALVTEVIPTHSCLVFCPTKKNCENVAAMICKYLKEDFLRHREKEKSVLLRDLKDSGNGSVCPVLRRTVPFGLAYHHSGLTSEERKLVEEAYSNGVLCLLTCTSTLAAGINLPARRVILRSPYVATDFLKRSQYKQMVGRAGRAGIDTEGESILILQDRDRNMAKNLVCAPMENCYSNLMHDDGKGVLSLILSLIGLNITRSVAQIWDFLCGTLLYVQQQQLCEEKSLQDVVRQCVDFLKEKNLVTASADAHGESLQVTKLGRATFKGSVDLTRSDELYSDLSKGLEGLLLNSYLHLVYLVTPYDMISQCKPDWMIYFRQFTLLSAAEQKMSATVGVPESFVARKAAGQTVKKSVNMVVVSRMYLALVLFSLLKETSLWSVSDKFQLSRGFIQTLLSSSSAFCSCVLHFTEELEEFWPFRALLTELTRRLSYCVQAELIPLMEVVGVMESRAKQLYNAGYKTLTHLANADPAVLSKTIENLYKKQANLIVASAKMLLNEKAAALQEEVDELLMMPVDFPSASHTLLT
- the LOC128380175 gene encoding helicase POLQ-like isoform X2; translated protein: MNEARREIKVKRVSSRKRSRDSWKTQLTPARKRGGGGGGGGGGEELCPRNWKLSSIMADIKAVEYCSDSEDLFGDYDSILEDSSFLAKLDDAEQSERQRDLQTHAVDQQQDFTSLRPSKPSSEDVLTDSILVGLGDESFEDLPASQLEFQERVNEKAKKSRLQDGDKTSTPFRSSDAKRHTEDQTKRHTEEKARRSVADQLKRTMLCNAAAPSELSRSVVLKEAVVSEEISVAMLAMETVSAQTTDLGPFFGLPTKVRDLIYNLRGIKSLYDWQETCLNLDCVHQRKNLIYSLPTSGGKTLVAEILILRELLCRKKDCLFILPYISLVQEKVRGLASFGLELDFMVEEYAGSKGKFPPMKRRKQRSLYIATIEKAHSLVNSLIESDRLDHLGLVVVDELHMLGDGSRGAVIEMTLAKVLYVSKMTQIIGMSATLGNIKDLQTFMKAENYTNDFRPVQLKEYVKLNDTIYEVDPKEEDCFRLSRHLNFKYSSSMQKIDPDHIIALVTEVIPTHSCLVFCPTKKNCENVAAMICKYLKEDFLRHREKEKSVLLRDLKDSGNGSVCPVLRRTVPFGLAYHHSGLTSEERKLVEEAYSNGVLCLLTCTSTLAAGINLPARRVILRSPYVATDFLKRSQYKQMVGRAGRAGIDTEGESILILQDRDRNMAKNLVCAPMENCYSNLMHDDGKGVLSLILSLIGLNITRSVAQIWDFLCGTLLYVQQQQLCEEKSLQDVVRQCVDFLKEKNLVTASADAHGESLQVTKLGRATFKGSVDLTRSDELYSDLSKGLEGLLLNSYLHLVYLVTPYDMISQCKPDWMIYFRQFTLLSAAEQKMSATVGVPESFVARKAAGQTVKKSVNMVVVSRMYLALVLFSLLKETSLWSVSDKFQLSRGFIQTLLSSSSAFCSCVLHFTEELEEFWPFRALLTELTRRLSYCVQAELIPLMEVVGVMESRAKQLYNAGYKTLTHLANADPAVLSKTIENLYKKQANLIVASAKMLLNEKAAALQEEVDELLMMPVDFPSASHTLLT